Proteins from a single region of Artemia franciscana chromosome 20, ASM3288406v1, whole genome shotgun sequence:
- the LOC136039948 gene encoding uncharacterized protein LOC136039948 yields MRRIYLLALFLHILVAASRALPCLAFDRNAGVETLDQSRGASDESESDNSKERGLVIFFPWRTKNRMSKKNTADNIDDSKTLANVKTTLFETEEEKATESQLMREPLVTENIVNINDIAAGFSNWMANNEEEVPFNLIIVP; encoded by the exons ATGAGGCGAATATATCTACTT GCTCTATTTCTACATATCTTAGTAGCAGCCTCTAGAGCATTACCATGTTTGGCTTTTGACCGAAACGCAGGTGTAGAAACACTTGACCAATCAAGAGGTGCGTCAGACGAGTCAGAGAGTGACAATAGCAAG GAACGAGGTCTggtcatattttttccatggaggacGAAAAACAGAATGTCTAAGAAAAATACTGCTGACAATATAGATGATTCGAAAACATTAGCCAATGTAAAAACGACTTTGTttgaaactgaagaagaaaaagcaaCAGAAAGCCAGTTAATGAGGGAACCTTTGGTTAcagaaaatattgttaatataaaTGACATAGCTGCTGGATTTTCAAATTGGATGGCCAACAATGAAGAAGAAGTACCATTTAACCTAATCATTGTCCCTTAA